CCACGTGAAGGGGCCCGGGTCCAGCACCACGCGGTCCCCGCGGCGCCGGCGGGGCCACCCCGGCGGGATGCCGCCGGCGCCTCCCGCGCCGGCCGGTCCCGCCGGCTCCGGGGGCGGACCCGGCGGGGCGGGGGTCGGGGGCTGCGGAGCCTGCGGCGGGTCCTGGGTCATGGGCCCATGCTAACGGCGCACCCCGACGGCGGCCCGGGGGACCGGCACGGCGCCGGGCTCAGGACCGGGCGCGGGTGAAGATCGCGGCGCGGACGTCGTCGTCCTCCTCGAGCCCGGCGCCGAGCGCGGAGCCGATGGTGGCCAGCCCACCGACGAGCCAGGCCAGCTTCAGGTACTCGGGGAAGCGCGCCGGGACGCCCGTGACGGCGCCGAACACCTCGGGGTCCACGAGCAGCAGCGCCCCGGCCAGGGCGGCCACGGCCAGGCCGGCGTGCAGGGTCACCACCCCCACCAGGACCGTGGCGACCGTGGCGATGTTGAACAGGGCCACCTGCTCCCGCTCGCCCCGGCGCCGCGGCCGCTCCCACAGGTCGGCGCCCACCACGAGGGAGACGGTCACGGCGGCGATCGCCACCGCTCCGAGCAGCGCCATCTGCACCCCGGTGTACTCGGCGGACAGCAGCCACAGGTCCGTGGTGACGAGGGTGAGCGCCCCCGTGGCGAGCGCGGCGGTGAGCGAGCGGGACAGGCTCGCCGCGAGCAGCCACGGCCGGTTGGCGCGCAGGGTGCCCAGCAGGAGCCGGGCGTTGCCGGCCAGCACGCGCCCGGCGAACCGGCCGCCGCCCTCCGGGCCGCGGTCCTCCACGTCCGTGGCGAGCTGGCGGGCGGCGTCCACGGCGCCGCGCGCCTGCGCGGGGCCGGGCGCGCCGTCGTCGGGGTCCAGGCCCAGGATGCCGGCGACCGTCCGGCGCACCGCCTCGGCCACGTCCACCCCGGCGAGGTCCAGGGACACGACGCCGGCGGCGTGCACCGGGGAGACCTGGGCGGTGAGGGTGTGCTTGCCCTGGCGCAGCGGCTCCCGGCGCACCCCGACGGCCAGGTCCCAGTCCTCGTCGAGCAGGCGGTCGCGGGCGGACTCCAGCAGGTCGAGCGCCTCGTCCTCGTCCGGGTCCGCCCAGTCCTCGCGGACGGCCCGGACGTCCCACGCCAGCCCCGGGTAGGCGGCGGCGAGGTCCGCCGCGAGGGACACGGCCAGGGCGTGGTCGCCGGCCGGCTGTCCCGCGGGGCCCGCGGCACCGCCGGGGCCGCCGGGGGCGTCCGGACGGCCGGCGTCCCCGGCCACGTCCGGCCCGATGAGCACGCCGAGCCGGACGACGACGTCGGCCACCGCGGCCCCGGTCGCGGGTGCGGTCACCGGTCCTCGCCCTCCGGTCCGGCATCGTCCGACGCCACGGCCGCCGGCTCGGCGTCCGGGTCCACCCCCGCGGCGAACTGCGAGCGGTAGAGCCGCTCGTAGGAGCCCCCCGCGGCGAGCAGCTCCTCGTGGGTGCCCTGCTCCACGATGTCCCCGTGCTCCATCACGAGGATCACGTCCGCGTCCCGGATGGTGGAGAGTCGGTGGGCGATCACGAAGGAGGTCCGGTCCGTGCGCAGGGCGGCCATCGCGTGCTGGACGAGCACCTCGGTGCGGGTGTCCACGGAGGAGGTGGCCTCGTCCAGGATGAGCAGGGCGGGGTCCGCCAGGAAGGCCCGGGCGATCGTGATGAGCTGGCGCTCCCCCGCGGAGACGGTGGCGCCCTCCTCGTCCACCACGGTGTCGTAGCCCTCCGGCAGGGTGTGCACGAACCGGTCCACGAAGGTGGCCCGGGCGGCGGCGACCACCTCGTCGTCCGTGGCGTCGAGCCGGCCGTAGCGGATGTTCTCCCGGATGGTCCCGCCGAACAGCACCGCGTCCTGCAGCACCATGCCCACCTGGCCGCGCAGCACGGCCCGGTCCAGGGTGCGGGTGTCCACGCCGTCGAGCAGGATCCGGCCGGCGTCGATCTCGTAGAAGCGCATGACGAGGTTGACCAGCGTGGTCTTGCCGGCGCCCGTGGGCCCGACGATCGCCACGGTCTGGCCCGGCTCGGCGACCAGGGACAGGTCCCGGATGAGCGGGCGCCCCGGGGCGTAGGAGAACGCCACGTGCTCGAACTCGATGCGCCCGCGCACCGGCCGGGCGAGCGTTCCGGGCCGGGGTCCGGCGGGGTCCGGGGTCCCGTCCGCGGCGCGGTCGGACAGGTCCGGCTCCTGCTCCTCGGCGTCGAGCAGCTCGAAGATGCGCTCGGCGGAGGCCACCCCGGACAGCAGCATGTTGGACATCCCCGCCACCTGGCCCAGCGGCTGGTTGAACTCCCGGGAGTACTGGATGAACGCTGTCACCGCGCCCAGGGTCATCTGGCCCGTGGCCACGCGCAGCCCGCCCACCACCGCGATGCCCACGTAGCCGAGGTAGTTCACCCACTGCATGATCGGCATGATCATCCCGGAGTAGAACTGGGCCCGGAAGGAGGCCTCGAACAGCTCCTCGTTGCGCTCGTCGAACCGGGCGCCCATGTCCTGCTGGCGGCCGAACACGGTGACCAGCTCGTGGCCCGTGAAGGACTCCTCGATGTGCCCGTTGAGCCGGCCGGTGTTGCGCCACTGCGCCGCGAACAGCCGCTGCGAGCGGCTGCCGACCAGCCCGACCACCACGGCGGACAGCGGCAGCGCGACGAGCGCGATCAGGGCCAGCTGCCAGGACAGCCAGAACATCATGACGATGATGCCCAGGATCGTCAGCACGGAG
This genomic window from Citricoccus sp. SGAir0253 contains:
- a CDS encoding ABC transporter ATP-binding protein, producing the protein MSADQGTTAPGRAGRHDGRGGAGRDAARRRGPRGRRGAGRDAGAAGVVLSDEEITELQDSVGSTGHHGQGAPRRAKAFWPSARRLLAAFGPERLGLAAVLALVVVAVVFNVWAPAVLGRAMDVIFRGVVSSRMPAGASEEEVIRGLRAVGQGQVADMLSGMEFVPGQGIDFGELARLLLVVLGMYVVAQTFMWLQGRVLNDVVMRVVFRLRQDIEAKVNRLPLSYFDTRQRGDLLSRTTNDVDNVQQALQHALATLVYSVLTILGIIVMMFWLSWQLALIALVALPLSAVVVGLVGSRSQRLFAAQWRNTGRLNGHIEESFTGHELVTVFGRQQDMGARFDERNEELFEASFRAQFYSGMIMPIMQWVNYLGYVGIAVVGGLRVATGQMTLGAVTAFIQYSREFNQPLGQVAGMSNMLLSGVASAERIFELLDAEEQEPDLSDRAADGTPDPAGPRPGTLARPVRGRIEFEHVAFSYAPGRPLIRDLSLVAEPGQTVAIVGPTGAGKTTLVNLVMRFYEIDAGRILLDGVDTRTLDRAVLRGQVGMVLQDAVLFGGTIRENIRYGRLDATDDEVVAAARATFVDRFVHTLPEGYDTVVDEEGATVSAGERQLITIARAFLADPALLILDEATSSVDTRTEVLVQHAMAALRTDRTSFVIAHRLSTIRDADVILVMEHGDIVEQGTHEELLAAGGSYERLYRSQFAAGVDPDAEPAAVASDDAGPEGEDR